The following is a genomic window from Spiribacter sp. 1M189.
TCGTCCCGCAGAAGGAGATGACCCAGAAGCTGCGTGCGGTGAAGGATGCCTTCCACGATCCGGACACGGTGCTGATCGCCCGCACGGACGGCCTGGCCGTGGAGGGCTACGGTCCCACCATCGAGCGGGCCCATGCCTACATGGAGGCGGGCGCGGATGCGATTTTCGTAGAGGCGCCCACCTCGGAGGAGCAGATCGAGCAGATCGCCCGCGACCTCCCGCAGCCCAAGCTCATCAACATGTTTCATGGCGGCAAGACGCCACTCATGCCGGTGGACCGCCTTGGCGAGCTCGGCTACAGCCTTGTCATCATCCCCAGTGACACACAGCGGGCCGCCATCAAGGGGATGCAGGACACCCTCGAGGCGATCCGGCGCGATGGACACAGCGCGTCCATGCAGGAGCGGATGGTGACCTTCAAGGGTCGCGAGGAAGTGATCCGGACCGCCGATTACCTGGCGCTGGACGAGAAATACGGCGCCTGAACCGGCAGCGGAAAAAAAACCGGGGGCCGAGGCCCCCGTAAAAAAAGTGGGTGGCGATCACAACCCACTCAGGCAGTCGTTGAAATCAGCTGGTCTTGAACTGCTCCTCCTCGGTGGAGCCGGTCATGGCCGTCACCGATGAGACACCACCCTGGATGGTCTGGGTGACCTGATCGAAGTAACCCGCACCCACCTCGCGCTGGTGGCGCGTGGCGGTGTAACCATCCTTCTCGGCCGCGAACTCGGCCTGCTGGAGCTCGGAATACGCGGCCATCTGACGGCTCTTGTACCCACGCGCCAGCTCGAACATCGAGTAGTTGAGGCTGTGGAAACCGGCCAGCGTGATGAACTGGAACTTGTAGCCCATGGCGCCCAGCTCGTTCTGGAACTTCGCGATGGTGTTCTCGTCCAGCTTGCCGCGCCAGTTGAAGGATGGCGAGCAGTTGTAGGCGAGCATGGTATTTGGATGATCCTTCTTGATCGCCTCGGCAAAGCGCCGGGCGAAGTCGAGATCCGGCGTGCCGGTCTCGCACCAGATCAGATCGGCAAACGGCGCATAGGCCAGGCCGCGGCTGATGGCCTGGGCCTCGCCGGCGTTGGTACGGAAGAAGCCCTCCACCGTCCGCTCACCGGTGATATGCGGTGCGTCATACTCATCCACGTCCGAGGTGATGAGATCGGCGGCCAGGGCATCGGTGCGCGCCACCAGCAGCGTCGGCACGTCCATGGTGTCGGCGGCAAGACGCGCGGCAACCAGCTTCTGCACGGCCTCCTGCGTGGGCACCAGCACCTTGCCGCCCATATGGCCGCACTTCTTCACCGAGGCGAGCTGGTCCTCGAAATGCACGCCGGCGGCACCGGCCCGGATCATGCCCTTCATCAGCTCGAAGGCGTTGAGCACGCCACCGAAGCCGGCCTCGGCATCCGCCACGATGGGCTGCATCCAGTCGACGCTGTCGTCGCCCTCGGCGTGATGGATCTCGTCCGCCCGCAGCAGCGCGTTATTGATGCGCTCCACCACCGCCGGAACGGAGTCGGCGGGATACAGTGACTGATCGGGGTACATGGTGCTCGCGAGGTTGGCATCGGCCGCCACCTGCCAGCCGGACAGGTAGATGGCCTTGAGCCCGGCCTTGACCTGCTGCATGGCCTGGTTGCCGGTCAGTGCACCCAGCGCGTTGACGTAGTCCAGGTCGCCACCTGTCAGGTAACCCCAGAGCTTATCGGCACCCGATTCCGCCAGGCTGTGCTCAACCGGCACCGTGCCACGCAGACGGACGACCTCGGAGGCCGGATAGGGGCGCTTGACGTCGGCCCAGCGCGGGTTACTGGCCCAGTCCTTCTCGATTTCCGCAGCAGTCTTCAGATTTTTCATCACTCACGCCTCCTCTGGGCCTTGGTCGCAGACTCATCGACGCCATCGGTGTCGATGGATCGACCATATGCGGCGTTGCACCATTGCACAAGGTAATGTAAACAATACATAGCATTTAATTTACCTATACTGAGGCCGGTCGATGGCAGCGTCCCTTAACAAGGCCCCGAACTACCGTCAGGACCGTCTGCGGCAGCTGCG
Proteins encoded in this region:
- the aceA gene encoding isocitrate lyase; this translates as MKNLKTAAEIEKDWASNPRWADVKRPYPASEVVRLRGTVPVEHSLAESGADKLWGYLTGGDLDYVNALGALTGNQAMQQVKAGLKAIYLSGWQVAADANLASTMYPDQSLYPADSVPAVVERINNALLRADEIHHAEGDDSVDWMQPIVADAEAGFGGVLNAFELMKGMIRAGAAGVHFEDQLASVKKCGHMGGKVLVPTQEAVQKLVAARLAADTMDVPTLLVARTDALAADLITSDVDEYDAPHITGERTVEGFFRTNAGEAQAISRGLAYAPFADLIWCETGTPDLDFARRFAEAIKKDHPNTMLAYNCSPSFNWRGKLDENTIAKFQNELGAMGYKFQFITLAGFHSLNYSMFELARGYKSRQMAAYSELQQAEFAAEKDGYTATRHQREVGAGYFDQVTQTIQGGVSSVTAMTGSTEEEQFKTS
- a CDS encoding isocitrate lyase/PEP mutase family protein yields the protein MTPARRLRELMQNEPPVVAPGAFDGLSARLVEQAGFPAVYATGGGIARSNGIPDLGLMSLDEIVKRLESMVEVVDIPLIGDADTGHGNALNAQKTARAFERVGVAGFHLEDQVFPKKCGHYEDKSIVPQKEMTQKLRAVKDAFHDPDTVLIARTDGLAVEGYGPTIERAHAYMEAGADAIFVEAPTSEEQIEQIARDLPQPKLINMFHGGKTPLMPVDRLGELGYSLVIIPSDTQRAAIKGMQDTLEAIRRDGHSASMQERMVTFKGREEVIRTADYLALDEKYGA